The Skermanella rosea sequence TCAGAACGCCGAGCAGATTGGCCTGCAGCCGCTGATGAGCGGCAAGCTGACCGAGGACGAGGGTTTGTTCGTCGTCCAGCACCAGTACTGGCAGGACACCATGCGGCGCGCCCTTGAGGTCGAAGCCGCTGAAAAGAACGCGAAGAAGTCGTAAGGGAGGCCGACATGACGATCACGTACGAAAACCTGCTGGCCTTCCTCTACCGCGAAGCCCGCCTGCTCGACGACAAGCAGTGGGAGGAGTGGCTTCAGCTCTACGCACCGGACGCCGAGTTCTGGATGCCGGCCTGGGACGACGACGGCACCCTGGTGACCGATCCGCAGCGCGAGATCTCGCTGATCTGGTACGGAAACCGTGGCGGCCTGGAGGACCGGGTATTCCGCATCAAGACCGAGCGGTCCAGCGCCACGTCACTGCCGGAGCCGCGGACCTCGCACAACATCAGCAACGTCGAAATCCTGGAGCAGCAGGATGGCGTCTGCAAGCTGCGCTTCAACTGGTTCACCCTGAACTTCAGGTACAAGCTGACCGACACATACTTCGGAACCTCGTTCTACACGCTCGACACTTCGGGCGGGCGGCCGCTGATCAAGAACAAGAAGGTCGTGCTGAAGAACGACTACATCCATCACGTCATCGATATCTATCACATCTGATCGGGCATATCCGATCGGCCACATCTGATCAGCATTTTTTCGGATGCCGTGATCAGGGAGGATGACCATGAGCTTCAACATCGCGCTCAACTTCGAGGACGGGGTCACCCGCTTCATCGAGAGCAATCCCGGCGAGACGGTGGCGGACGCCGCCTACCGCCAGGGCATCAACATCCCGCTGGACTGCCGCGACGGCGCCTGTGGCACCTGCAAGAGCTTCTGCGAGTCCGGGCGCTACGACGGTGGCTCCTACATCGAGGACGCCCTGACCGACGAGGAGGCGGAAGAGGGCTACTGCCTGACCTGCCAGATGAAGCCACAGACCGATCTGGTCCTTCGCATCGACGCCTCCTCGGAGGTGTGCAAGACCCAGGTCACGGACTTCCAGGCCGAAGTTATCAGCGTTGAGCAACTGTCCGACAGCACGATTAGCCTGTCGCTCAAGGTGGAGGATGCCGGCCGGCTGCATTTCCTGCCGGGCCAGTATGTCAAGATACTGGTGCCGGGCGAGCAGGACAGCCGTTCCTACTCGTTCAGCTCGCCGCCGGGCTCGGATGTCGCGACCTTTCTGATCCGCAACGTGCCGGGCGGGATGATGAGCGGCTACCTGACCGGGCGGGCCAAGCCGGGCGACAAACTGACTCTCAAAGGGCCATTGGGAAGCTTCTATCTCCGCGACACCAAGCGGCCGGTGCTGATGCTGGCCGGCGGCACCGGGCTGGCGCCGTTCCTATCCATGCTGGGCAAGGTGGCGGAGACCGGCTGCGAGCAGCCGATCCACCTGGTCTACGGTGTCACCACCGACGGTGATCTGGTCGAGGTCGAGACGATTGCCGAGTACGTCAAGAAGATCCCGAACCTCACCTTCGCCACCTGCGTCGCCGACAAAGGCAGCAACCATCCTCTCAAAGGCTACGTCACCCATCACCTGGAGGCCAAGCACCTGAATGCCGGCGATGTGGACGTTTACCTCTGCGGTCCGCCGCCGATGGTCGAGGCGGTCCGGGTGTTCTTCCGAGACCAGGGGGTCAACCCGGTGAACTTTCACTACGAGAAGTTTACGCCGAGCGAAGGGGGTGCGTCATGACCGGCACAGGGCAAGCCAGGGGGCGTTTCCAGGGCAAGGTGATGGTCGTGACGGGTGCCGCACAGGGCATTGGCCGCACCGTCGCCCTGGGGGCCGCCCGCGAGGGCGCCTCCGTGGTGCTGGTGGATCGGGCGGAGATCGTCCACGAGGTCCGGGCAGAACTGGAAGGTATTGGTGCGCCGGCTTTGGCAGTGACAACGGATCTGGAGAACTACTCCGGGGCTGATAGCGCCATGGGCCAGGCGCTGGACCGGTTCGGCCGGATCGACATCCTGGTCAACAATGTCGGCGGCACGATCTGGACCAAGCCCTATGGCGAGTACCGCGAGCCGGAGATCGAGGCCGAGGTCCGGCGCTCCCTGTTCCCGACGCTGTGGTGTTGCCGGGCGGTGCTTCCCGCCATGCTTAAGCAGGGTGGCGGCGTGATCGTCAACGTCTCCTCGGTCGCCACCCGCGGCGTCAACCGGGCGCCCTATGCGGCGGCCAAGGGCGGCGTCAACGCGCTCACCGCCTCGCTCGCCTTCGAGTATGCCGAGCACGGCATTAGGGTCGTCGGCACGGCCCCCGGCGGCACCGAGGCTCCGCCCCGGCGCATCCCGCGCAACCCGACAGTCCAGGACGAGCGCGAGAAGGTCTGGTACCAGGGCATCGTCGATCAGACGATCTCATCCAGCCTGATGAAGCGCTACGGCACGCTGGAGGAGCAGGCGGCGCCCATCTTGTTCCTGGCCTCCGACGAGGCCTCGTACATCACCGGCACGACCCTGCCGGTCGCCGGCGGCGATCTCGGCTGAAGAAGCTGATCCGACTGTGACCTAAGGGGGCTCTCCAGCCCCACGGATAAGAAGATCTACGACAAAAACAAAAAAGCAAATAGTGGATGGCGTCTGAAAATTCATCACGCCAGACAACGTCCAGGGTGAACAGAACCTTGGCGCGCCGTCCGAGGCGCGCCCGTACGACGCTAAAGATTGCAATAAACGCGTGCAGGGAGAAGGGACATGGCGCTGACACGCACCATAGACGTCCAGGACTTCATGAATCATCACAAGCTGTCGTCTTACCAAGTCAGGATCATAGCGCTCTGCTTCCTGATCGTGGCTATCGACGGCTTCGACACCGCCGCGATCGGCTTCATCGCGCCGGCACTGCGAACCGAGTGGGGGGTTTCAGCGGCGCAGCTGGCGCCGCTGTTCGGCGCAGGCCTGTTCGGCCTGATGGTCGGAGCCTTCGTTTTCGGGCCGCTGGCCGACAGGATCGGCCGCAAGCACTCGCTCATCCTGACCGTGCTGTTCTTCGGCGGGGCCAGCCTGGCGTCGGCCTGGTCCACCTCGATCACCGAGCTGACGGTCCTTCGCTTCCTGACCGGCATGGGCCTGGGCGGGGCGATGCCCAACGCGATCACGCTGACCTCGGAGTTCTGCCCCGAGAAGCGCCGATCGTTCCTGACCACCCTGATGTTCTGCGGCTTCACGCTGGGCTCGGCTTTCGGTGGCCTCGCTGCCGCCCAGCTGGTGGCCGGTTACGGCTGGCAGTCGGTCCTGCTGATCGGCGGCATCCTGCCTCTGGCCCTGGCTCCGGTCCTGTGGCTGACGTTGCCTGAGTCAGTGCGCTTCCTGGTGCTGAGGAACGCTCCCTCGGAGAAGATCACGGCGGTGCTGCACAGGATAGCTCCCGAGGCCGATCTCACCGACGCCACCTACACCGGCATTGCCAGGCCCAAGGGATCTCCGGTGCGGCAGCTGTTCCAGCCGGGCTTGGTGACCGGCACTCTGCTGATCTGGCTCACCTTCTTCATGAGTCTGCTTGTCTTCTATCTCCTGGCGAGCTGGCTGCCGACCGTGATCAGCAGCGCCGGCATGAGCCTCAAGGAAGCCGCGCTGATGGCGATGATGCTGCAGCTCGGCGGCACCGTCGGGGCGCTGCTGATCGGGGCCTTGATGGACCGGGTCAATCCGCACACCGTGCTTGGCACCTTCTACGCCCTGGCAGCCCTGTTCATCGCCCTGATCGGAAGCTCGACGGCGTCGCCGTGGCTGCTGTCCTTTGCCGTGTTCGGGGCGGGGTTCTGCCTGGCGGGCTCGCAGGTCGGGGCCAATGCGCTGGCGGCTGGATACTATCCCACGGCCAGCCGCGCCACCGGTGTTGCCTGGGCGAATGCCATCGGCCGCAGCGGATCGGTGCTGGGCTCTATGTTCGGCGGCGCCGTCCTGGCCAGCGGCCTGGGCCTGCCGGTCGCCTTCGCGATCGTCGGCATCCCGGTTGTCATCGCCGGCCTGTCCATGTTCCTCAAGGGCCATCTGGCGCCGCAGCCGGTGCACCACACGGCACCGGGCGCTTCCGATGGTCTCGATACCGCGAAAGTCGCTTTGCAGCACTAGGAAAACAGCCACGGGGAAGCACCGGGCGTCTTCCAGGCGCCCGGGAAGCCGGGGTTTCGATTAAGAAAGTGGGGAAGATCATGAGGCCAGTCGTCATCACCGTCGCGATCACCGGATCGGTTCCGCGCAAGAAGGATAATCCTGCCTTGCCGGTGACCGTGTCCGAGCAGATCGAATCAACCCACGAGGCCTTCGAAGTAGGCGCCTCGCTCGTTCATATCCACGTCCGCAACCCGGACGAAAGCTCCTCCTCCGACCCGGCATTGTTCGCCCAGGTTCAGGAAGGGATCCGCAAGCACTGCCCCGGCATGATCGTGCAGTTCTCCACAGGCGGCCGGGGTCGCGATCAGGCGGCACGCGGCAGTGCACTTTACCTGAAGCCCGACATGGCGTCGCTCTCGACCGGTTCGGTCAATTTCCCGACCATCGTGTACGAGAACTCGCCGGCCCTGGTGGTCGATCTGGCGACACGCATGAAGGAAAACGCCATTCTGCCGGAGATCGAGATCTTCGACCTGTCGCATCTTCACGGCGCCCGCCGGCTGGTCGATGCCGGGTTGATGAGCGAGCGTCCGCACGTGCAGTTCGTCCTGGGCGTCAAGAACGCCATGCCGGCCGAGGAGCACCTGCTCGACATCCTGCTCGCCGAACTGAAGCGTGTCCTGCCCAAGGCGACCTGGACGGCCGCCGGCATCGGGCGTCATCAGAGCCAGGTCATG is a genomic window containing:
- the benB gene encoding benzoate 1,2-dioxygenase small subunit, translated to MTITYENLLAFLYREARLLDDKQWEEWLQLYAPDAEFWMPAWDDDGTLVTDPQREISLIWYGNRGGLEDRVFRIKTERSSATSLPEPRTSHNISNVEILEQQDGVCKLRFNWFTLNFRYKLTDTYFGTSFYTLDTSGGRPLIKNKKVVLKNDYIHHVIDIYHI
- the benC gene encoding benzoate 1,2-dioxygenase electron transfer component BenC, encoding MSFNIALNFEDGVTRFIESNPGETVADAAYRQGINIPLDCRDGACGTCKSFCESGRYDGGSYIEDALTDEEAEEGYCLTCQMKPQTDLVLRIDASSEVCKTQVTDFQAEVISVEQLSDSTISLSLKVEDAGRLHFLPGQYVKILVPGEQDSRSYSFSSPPGSDVATFLIRNVPGGMMSGYLTGRAKPGDKLTLKGPLGSFYLRDTKRPVLMLAGGTGLAPFLSMLGKVAETGCEQPIHLVYGVTTDGDLVEVETIAEYVKKIPNLTFATCVADKGSNHPLKGYVTHHLEAKHLNAGDVDVYLCGPPPMVEAVRVFFRDQGVNPVNFHYEKFTPSEGGAS
- a CDS encoding 1,6-dihydroxycyclohexa-2,4-diene-1-carboxylate dehydrogenase — translated: MTGTGQARGRFQGKVMVVTGAAQGIGRTVALGAAREGASVVLVDRAEIVHEVRAELEGIGAPALAVTTDLENYSGADSAMGQALDRFGRIDILVNNVGGTIWTKPYGEYREPEIEAEVRRSLFPTLWCCRAVLPAMLKQGGGVIVNVSSVATRGVNRAPYAAAKGGVNALTASLAFEYAEHGIRVVGTAPGGTEAPPRRIPRNPTVQDEREKVWYQGIVDQTISSSLMKRYGTLEEQAAPILFLASDEASYITGTTLPVAGGDLG
- a CDS encoding MFS transporter; this translates as MALTRTIDVQDFMNHHKLSSYQVRIIALCFLIVAIDGFDTAAIGFIAPALRTEWGVSAAQLAPLFGAGLFGLMVGAFVFGPLADRIGRKHSLILTVLFFGGASLASAWSTSITELTVLRFLTGMGLGGAMPNAITLTSEFCPEKRRSFLTTLMFCGFTLGSAFGGLAAAQLVAGYGWQSVLLIGGILPLALAPVLWLTLPESVRFLVLRNAPSEKITAVLHRIAPEADLTDATYTGIARPKGSPVRQLFQPGLVTGTLLIWLTFFMSLLVFYLLASWLPTVISSAGMSLKEAALMAMMLQLGGTVGALLIGALMDRVNPHTVLGTFYALAALFIALIGSSTASPWLLSFAVFGAGFCLAGSQVGANALAAGYYPTASRATGVAWANAIGRSGSVLGSMFGGAVLASGLGLPVAFAIVGIPVVIAGLSMFLKGHLAPQPVHHTAPGASDGLDTAKVALQH
- a CDS encoding BKACE family enzyme gives rise to the protein MRPVVITVAITGSVPRKKDNPALPVTVSEQIESTHEAFEVGASLVHIHVRNPDESSSSDPALFAQVQEGIRKHCPGMIVQFSTGGRGRDQAARGSALYLKPDMASLSTGSVNFPTIVYENSPALVVDLATRMKENAILPEIEIFDLSHLHGARRLVDAGLMSERPHVQFVLGVKNAMPAEEHLLDILLAELKRVLPKATWTAAGIGRHQSQVMRWVLERGGDGVRTGLEDNIRITKDRLADSNAELVRVAVDLCAEYDVRPATPAEARSMLGLAA